The Deltaproteobacteria bacterium DNA segment TGGAGCTGCCCCGGCTCATAGCAAGGCCTTGACACGCACGCAGAAGGGATTAGGCGGCGTAGAAAAGAGCGCGCGAGGTGACGCACGAGCGGTGCGCGCGGCCCGTTCAGTGGCGCAGGCGCGCGAGGTGTTCCGGCAGGTCCAGGTCGTCTTCGGCCCCCGGAGCCTCGATAGGCACCGCCAGGAGCCGCGCCTCGTGCCGCCAGACGAGCTCGCGCAAGCCGACGGCGTCGTCGCACGCCATCGCCTCGGCAAAGAGCCTCTGGTGCACGAATAGGGGGTGCCCGCGCCGCAGCCCGTAGCGCGGGGCCAGCAGGTCCGGTTCGGCCTCGAGAAAGCGCGCCACGAGGGTGGCCACGACGGAGGCCGGCACGAAGGGGTGATCCCCCGGCAGCACCGCCACCCCCAGCACCGAGTCGGACAGCGCCCGCAGCCCCTCGCGTACCGACGAGAGCATCCCGCGCTCCGGCCGTGGGTTCACCACCCGCTCCACGGCAGCGAGCCCCGGTAGGCCCACGCACGGCGAGTCCGGCTCCAGCACCAGCACCACGCGCTCCAGCCCTCCGTCGCGGAGCGAAGCCACCGTGGCCTCGAGGACGGTGCTCTCCCCGCACGGCAGCCGGCGCTTGTCCTGCCCCAGCCGGCGCGAGGCCCCGGCCGCCGGCACGAGCCCGGCGATTCGTCCCCCTGGCGCGCCTCGATCCATCTATATGATCGCCTTCGCCCGCAGACCGGGCCGCAGGCCGGGCAACCGTGACCCGGCCGTCCCTAGACTCTACACCGATGGGCGGGAATGACCCGCCCCAGGATGGGGTTGACCCCACGAGCCCCCGACACACCTTCGGGGTGACTCGCTCAGGAGGATCATCGTGGCAGCTTCTCGACTTCGCGCCGGCCTACTTGTGGCGGGGATCACGCTCGTGCTCACCGCCGCCTTCACCCTCGTGCGGCTCACCCACCCGGAGGCCGTCTCGGTCACGCTCACCCCGCACCCGGCCTTCGCGGCCAGCGGCGGGGTCGTGACCTCCGTGGCCGATGTGGCGGAGAAGGTCGTCCCAAGCGTGGTGAACATCTCCTCCTCGCGCAAGGTGCCCGTCTCAGACTCGCCCTTTGGTCAGGACCCGGTCTTTCGCGACTTCTTC contains these protein-coding regions:
- a CDS encoding nucleotidyltransferase family protein, giving the protein MDRGAPGGRIAGLVPAAGASRRLGQDKRRLPCGESTVLEATVASLRDGGLERVVLVLEPDSPCVGLPGLAAVERVVNPRPERGMLSSVREGLRALSDSVLGVAVLPGDHPFVPASVVATLVARFLEAEPDLLAPRYGLRRGHPLFVHQRLFAEAMACDDAVGLRELVWRHEARLLAVPIEAPGAEDDLDLPEHLARLRH